The Humulus lupulus chromosome 4, drHumLupu1.1, whole genome shotgun sequence genome has a window encoding:
- the LOC133829451 gene encoding uncharacterized protein LOC133829451, whose protein sequence is MLKPRPAEKDYYLSLTEGDLPLYPGLGQDPSETDEEEDATFEKMAEKVSQAAEAAKIFVDAAPGEDVAGPTPPIAPASAPASTCAPTSAPASASAPTPTPTPASAPELADLIERLDRVEGRQETLLKNQSVILDVLSQILTFVKEKPRGSNEDSESESLDIPLDYVDDPTTPLTIIVTPDAETPGVVIVNPEDVAGVQFQRARRQRRKPDWFEDYTDPTRKRPRTAAAAPADEATQEATHVLDPLKKPDPKQYRTMCKWLLGDMPNKTPRDVKTGSHGPAWFLMLKTPQSWLNDGHIDAAEHMLRMRRKYFPNIYRQKAVVMNSYFSQVIPARYDQFKKTADKTKYYWDADIMSMLTGIEQQFLASWGGVEDVYWCQNYGQQHWFAIEASISSWTLTIYDSDNSVISDAKLEDIMSPWCFMLPSLLMQSKLFTDSLMLKIPSAGNRPHQFTLRRKQKQELPQSKRSGDCGVYAIKYIEHLMVGLPLETICDENMEVFRNKWTTDLWYQNLLP, encoded by the exons atgttgaagcctcggccagcagaaaaagactattacttgtctttgactgagggagatcttcccctttatcctgggcttggccaggatccctcggagactgatgaggaggaggatgcgacttttgagaaaatggcagagaaagtttctcaggctgctgaggcagccaagatatttgttgatgctgccccgggggaggatgttgcaggtcccacccctcctattgccccagcctcagccccagcctcaacctgtgccccaacatcagccccagcctcagcgtcagccccaacaccaaccccaacaccagcctcagcccctgagctggccgacttgattgagcggttggacagagtcgagggtcgacaggagaccctcttgaagaaccagtcagtgatcttggacgtactcagtcagatcctgacatttgttaaggagaaaccgaggggctccaatgaagattcagagtcagagtcattggatattccgctagactatgttgatgatccaacgacgcctcttaccatcattgtgacacctgatgctgagactccgggagtcgttattgtcaaccctgaggatgttgctggggttcagtttcagagggctagacgccaaagacgcaagccagattggtttgaggactatacggatcccacgaggaaaagacctcgcactgcTGCAGCTGCACCAGCAGACGAGGCTACACAAGAGGCTACACAtgtgctggaccctctcaagaagccagatcccaaacagtataggacaatgtgcaagtggcttcttggagacatgcccaacaagaccccgcgggatgtaaagactgggagtCATGGTCCAGCGTGGTTTCTGATGTTGAAGACACCCCAATCctggctcaatgatggg catattgatgcggcagaacacatgcttcgtatgcgtcgcaagtattttcccaatatatatcgacagaaagcagttgtgatgaacagttatttctcacaagtgatacctgcccgatatgatcagttcaagaaaacagccgacaaaacaaagtattattgggatgctgacattatgtccatgttgaccggcatcgagcagcagtttctggcatcttggggaggagttgaggatgtatattggtgccagaactatggacaacaacattggtttgccattgaggcttccatttctagttggactctgactatttacgattcagacaactcggtgattagtgacgcaaagcttgaggatattatgagtccatggtgctttatgctaccttctctgttaatgcagagtaaattgtttactgatagcttgatgttgaagattccatcagcaggaaataggccgcatcagttcacattgcgtcgcaaacagaaacaagagctccctcagtcaaagagaag cggggattgtggtgtgtatgctatcaagtatattgagcatctaatggtcggtcttccattggaaactatctgcgatgaaaatatggaggtgttcaggaacaagtggaccacagacttgtggtatcaaaatttgttaccttga